A part of Paenibacillus sp. 481 genomic DNA contains:
- a CDS encoding serine hydrolase domain-containing protein: MLKQAWSQERLARLRTAIASHVERGALPGVVYAVSRRGETYVEAIGTMDVASDRPITRDAIFRMASLTKPVTAVAALILAEQGRLTLDEPIDRWLPELSERKVLRHPDGPLDDTVPAQRPITTRDLLTLKTGIGLVLKPPGSTPIQRAMEEAGIAPGPNLPLLPPDEWMKRLGSLPLIHHPGEEWMYDTGIDILGILIARASAQSLATFMHEHIFEPLRMKDTAFAVSAEQLHRLPASYETDWATGGLAIHDEPTSSRWLAPSVFSSGSSGLVSTVDDYLAFYNMLLNKGTFEGGRILSRSAVEMLGSSHLTPSQRLNNRLLLDDGGSWGMGVGVTVERTRWFEAGIFGWSGGTGTSAYIDPKNEWIGILLTQRMMDSAEPSPIFQEFWTAVNQAIND, translated from the coding sequence ATGTTGAAACAAGCATGGTCGCAAGAGAGACTTGCGCGATTGCGGACTGCAATTGCTTCTCACGTGGAACGTGGGGCATTGCCAGGCGTCGTCTATGCGGTAAGCCGAAGAGGGGAAACTTACGTTGAAGCAATCGGAACGATGGATGTAGCGTCTGATCGTCCGATCACACGAGACGCGATATTTCGCATGGCTTCACTTACGAAGCCAGTTACGGCGGTCGCGGCGCTGATTCTCGCTGAACAGGGTCGATTGACGCTGGATGAGCCTATAGACCGCTGGCTGCCCGAGCTCTCGGAACGCAAGGTACTGCGACACCCCGACGGGCCGCTCGATGATACCGTGCCTGCCCAACGGCCGATCACAACGCGTGATTTGTTGACGCTTAAGACAGGTATCGGGCTTGTCTTGAAGCCTCCAGGCAGTACACCTATCCAACGCGCAATGGAAGAGGCAGGCATTGCACCGGGTCCTAACCTTCCCTTGCTGCCGCCTGATGAATGGATGAAGCGACTTGGCAGCTTGCCCTTAATTCATCATCCCGGCGAGGAATGGATGTATGACACGGGCATTGATATCCTTGGCATTTTGATCGCGCGAGCGTCCGCACAATCGCTTGCAACATTTATGCACGAACATATTTTCGAGCCGCTTCGTATGAAGGATACGGCGTTCGCAGTGTCAGCTGAGCAGTTGCATCGTTTGCCGGCCAGCTATGAGACGGATTGGGCAACGGGAGGTTTGGCCATTCACGACGAACCAACGAGCAGCCGTTGGCTAGCTCCGTCTGTATTCTCGTCTGGTTCTTCTGGACTCGTATCAACAGTGGACGATTATTTGGCTTTCTACAACATGCTACTTAACAAAGGGACGTTCGAGGGTGGACGTATCCTATCCCGTTCTGCGGTGGAGATGCTGGGATCAAGCCATTTGACTCCGAGTCAGAGACTAAACAATCGGCTGCTTCTGGACGACGGAGGTAGTTGGGGGATGGGAGTGGGCGTTACCGTTGAGCGTACCCGTTGGTTTGAGGCAGGTATCTTTGGCTGGAGCGGCGGTACAGGCACGAGTGCGTATATCGACCCTAAAAATGAATGGATTGGCATTTTGTTAACGCAACGTATGATGGATTCTGCCGAACCGTCTCCCATTTTTCAGGAATTCTGGACAGCGGTCAATCAGGCCATTAACGACTAA
- a CDS encoding TetR/AcrR family transcriptional regulator — translation MVQIRIGEIAEVMGAATVQKTPVEQLRYIVEGALRNVYQRPEVYRFYLNLQTHPEDDEVLAAYSKLLNEESRKQFEVQCRIFEQLGVNEPRMRSLSFSSALQGAMLMMMTFKEGFPVEKVQEQMIRDYGSCEVD, via the coding sequence ATGGTCCAGATTCGGATCGGTGAAATTGCGGAAGTTATGGGAGCGGCAACTGTGCAGAAGACGCCAGTTGAGCAGCTGCGATATATTGTGGAGGGTGCGCTTCGTAACGTATATCAGCGCCCCGAAGTCTATCGTTTTTATTTGAATTTGCAAACGCATCCGGAAGACGATGAAGTGCTTGCTGCTTATAGTAAGCTACTGAATGAGGAATCACGGAAGCAATTCGAAGTGCAGTGCCGTATTTTCGAGCAGTTAGGTGTGAACGAACCAAGAATGAGATCGCTTTCTTTCTCTTCTGCGCTCCAAGGCGCAATGTTAATGATGATGACCTTTAAGGAAGGATTCCCCGTTGAAAAAGTGCAAGAACAAATGATTCGAGATTATGGTAGTTGTGAGGTTGACTAA